Proteins co-encoded in one Callospermophilus lateralis isolate mCalLat2 chromosome 2, mCalLat2.hap1, whole genome shotgun sequence genomic window:
- the Pate1 gene encoding prostate and testis expressed protein 1 codes for MWRRELKGQKKCKVQGAMTTEIIQCRMCHLQFPGENCSRGRGVCTATTDEACTVGRMFKKNGKPWLTFMGCLKNCANVENIKWSTYLVNFRCCRSYDLCNENI; via the exons ATGTGGCGAAGAGAACTGAAAGGACAGAAAAAGTGCAAGGTGCAAGGTGCTATGA CTACAGAAATTATTCAATGTAGGATGTGTCACCTCCAGTTCCCTGGAGAAAACTGCTCTAGAGGAAGAGGAGTATGTACAGCAACCACAGATGAGGCCTGCACAGTTGGGAGGATGTTCAAAA AGAATGGTAAACCCTGGTTAACTTTCATGGGCTGCCTAAAGAACTGTGCTAACGTGGAAAACATAAAGTGGAGCACCTATCTGGTGAACTTCAGGTGCTGCCGAAGCTACGACCTGTGCAATGAAAACATTTAG